CAAGGTGTTATCGCCAAATCAAGAATAAGCCATACCCCAAATCTCGATACTGCCGAGGTGTCCCAGATCCTAAGATCAGAATTTATGACGTTGGGATGAAGAAAAAAGGTGTTGATGAGTTTCCTTTCTGTGTCCATCTTGTGAGTTGGGAGAAGGAGAACGTCTCAAGTGAGGCATTGGAAGCTGCCCGTATTGCCTGCAACAAGTACATGGCCAAGTTTGCAGGGAAGGATGCTTTCCATTTGAGAGTGCGGGTTCATCCCTTCCATGTTCTGCGTATCAACAAGATGCTTTCATGTGCCGGTGCTGATAGGCTTCAGACCGGAATGAGGGGTGCTTTTGGAAAACCTCAAGGAACATGTGCCAGAGTTGACATTGGTCAGGTTCTGCTCTCTGTTCGTTGCAAGGATAGCAACAGCCATCATGCACAGGAGGCCCTCCGTCGTGCAAAGTTCAAGTTTCCTGGTCGTCAAAAGATTATTGTTAGCAGGAAGTGGTATGCATTTTTCTTTCTTAAGACATTGTGTTCTTAAACTTGTATTGTATATACAGTACATATGCTCGACAATAAATCACCTAAGTTCTGGAAATATGGTTTACTATCATTtatgatattattatatttttcattgGTAGGGGATTTACCAAGTACAACCGTGCTGATTATCTGAAGTGGAAGTCTGAGAACAGGATCATGCCAGACGGTGTCAATGCAAAGGTAATATTAAGATTACTTTCAGATATAGGAAAATGTTATATCTTTCAAACAGtggttttgtttatttattttcctgATCTGCATATTTAATCCATTATAGCTATCTGTATGTCTTAGGAAGGATGCTAATTAGATGACATTGTGCATGTTTTTTTCACTTCATGGAGCTGAATTGTTTGTCCTTGTTTtaactttgttacttttgtttatGTTCATAAACAAGACATGTAATAGTGGATTTAGTACATGTTTATTATTGCATTTCTAAACTGGAACTTGTGATTTGTAATGTGCAGCTTCTTGGATGTCATGGTCCTTTGGCTAATCGTCAACCTGGAAGAGCTTTCCTCTCTGGATCAGCCTAGACTCTCAACTATCCAGCAAATTTTTAAGTTCTCTCCAAAAGCTTTCTGTTGAACTCATTTCTGGTTTATCATTACAGTTGTGTTGCAGATCTTCCTTTAGTGGATTTTCAGGTTTAAAATATTTGGTTTAATGAATTGTTAGTCACACCATTATTAtggaatttaattttattgttagtATTATTTCCATCTTCTTGTTTCCTTGGGAAGCCTGGCGCCGTTGATTGAGTTTCTGACTAATGCATTTTGCCTTGTCGTTTTCTTCCAATTGTTTTGTGAAATGCAGCAAGTAATTTAAGCAAAGCCGAGTAGCGTATGTATCTTTCTTTATGCTGTCAGTAAACTGGACAATCAGTGCAGTGGTGTCCCATTTTACATAACCCATTCTTTGGTCCTTGGTGTGAATAATTTGGCTTTTGTTCTATATCATCTGTTTACTTAAAAGagggatattttggtaaaataatgcaaaaactattttttattaaaatgatataaacttaattttatttaccCTAATTCTATGAattgaaaagcaaaaaaaaatacaGATTCTCATTCCCCAAATTGGGTTTGTTGATGGTAATTTTAAATCGTTAAAAACATGTATTAGATATCTCATTGAATATTTTTACATTTGATATATTATAGAAGTAGAAATAGAagcacatatcattaaatttttatgaaagtaTAAATGTCAAATGTGATAATCTCTTTTTTTAAATGGGGAGCTTATTTGGCTGCCTACCAATTGTGTGACTTGCGCAGAGAGTTTTTGCTTGAcaatatatactttttttatttttgacaagAATTCACGATTTAgaatgatttcactaaaaaatatggattaaatctacaatgcataaaattaataattgaagtAAAATGATTTAACAGtcaatatgtttgaattaaaattttaaaatttaaaatgatataggaactaaaattaaccaattcaaaaaatacaaagactactattattattttttactagaataatataaatctaattttatttacTCAAATTATATGAATTCAAACAGTGAAAAATATTGTGGAATCTCATGTCCCATATTGGGTTTTTTGGTGGGGATTTGGGCATGATAAACGGTGACAGAAGCAAGAAAATATCTCCCCAATTTTATACTtattaactattattattttttatttaaattcaattagtaGTCCTCTGCTATAGGTACAGTTGTAAACTTAATTCATATTTTTCGATCGAATCATTGTAAGTCGCGAATtatgaaatttcaattttaattaatccattaacttaaattttagtgatatatgaaaataataagttaacatgagattacacatataataatatgtttagcgtatcaaaatttgaaaatagcaaaacttaataaatttaataatcatCATTTGATGagcactaaaattttaaaaattgaaaactacagggactaaaaatgactaaattaatgcACAAGGACCAAAtctacaacttttgcaaagtacagggactaatagcagaatttaaccttttGATTTTGACTAAGAATCAGTAGTAAACATCAGCTGCAACACGAAATGCAGAAAGCAGAGTCGTTTTAAacaagtccaaaaacataaatatatagtTCATATATAGTTAACTGTTTCAATAAACTAAAGGAGAGAAGCTAGATAGCACAGCCATCGAACATCAAGCATTTCTCTGAAGAAATGAGGCGACAGGCCTCACATATGTGAACCCCTTAAAGGGATTCTCACCGAATGTAGGACTGGCAACTGGAGAATCAATAACCGGCATGCTAGTCCAGCACTCCTCAAAATTAGCTACGCAGTGGTTTCCTGCAACATCAGGGAGAAAACTCGGCCTAACCTCCCGAGCCTCTAATTTCTTCCAGTTAATGGCCTTGAACCATTTATGGCGTTTGATCTCCTCACTACCTCCTTTTCCACAACCCAGACGCTTACTTGCTTCTTTCTGCAGCAGCTGAAGAGAAAAACAACCTAGACCATGATTTCTTATCTTGTAGCAAGAAAATTCAAAGACCATGATGCCCTGGAGCAACATTAAAAATTGCATAATAACCCAAAGAAACCATTCGTTTCACAGCtgtataaaatttgtaaaaaattgcATAATGTGAAGTGGAACATTTAAATTCACTTCTGTGAAGTGTTGGACATTTGCAGAGCATCGAATCATTATGGCAAAGGCATAAATAGATGAGAATGAGGATTTACCCCCTTGAGGATTGAGTGTGCTTCACTTGACAAAAAAGCTGGCAACTTAatcttttcctttattattttatcctGGACCTTTTGTCTGTTTCCTCCAGTAAAGGGTGGCTACAAAACAGTTAACCAAAGCGAGGGGAGCATATGAATATCAAAGAACTGGCAGGATGCATGCATGAGACACTAGACATGCACTTTACCAAACGTAACAAGAAATCAAGATCTGAATATCATCAGAATGGAAACTTTCTGCATCAAGAAAAGGCTTTGATATGTTGAACacaataaaattatgaaaaccaATATGGTATACCAACCTTCCCAGTAAGCATTTCATACAGTAGAATTCCAACACTCCACCAATCAGCAGCCTTGTCATGGCCTTTTCCAAGAACAATTTCAGGTGCCATATATTCTAAAGTTCCACACAGAGAATTGGATCTTGTATTTTCGTCAAATTCCTTTGCTAGGCCGAAATCAGTCAGCATTACCTGGTAACATACGGGTAGCAACAACAACCATGAAGATGGTTTAGAAATCAGTAATTTATGCTAAAAGTAGAACACAGTTTCCAAGTCAAGCAATCATATTGATTGTGACCACTGCAAAAACCAACGTCCAGGTCAGACATGCACAACGACAAATATTTCAGGTTTGGAAACATGAATTTTGCTATAGACATGGACATAAGCACAGTAAATACAATCTCTAGTAGATTAAAAACAGCATTTGCATCCAAATATTCACAGCATTTTGCAGTCTTACATGTCCATCTGCATCCAGAAGAATATTTTCAGGTTTTAGATCCCTGTGCATTATGCCATTTGCATGGAGATGAGAAACAGCTGATACTATCTCCGCAGTATATATGCGAGCCAAATCTTCCCTGAAGAAGGAAATGCAAAATGTTGGACTATGCTGAAGAAATTCTACATCATAAAAGGTAAATAAATAAGCAGTTATAGCTAACATACAATACCATACCTGAACAAGCCTTGGCGATAAAGTTGGAAGAAAAGATGTCCCCCATTAACAAAGTCAAGAACAAGATACAGCCTATATTTGGTCTGCATGAAATGATAAATGGATAAATATACATCTATATATTCTACATTCGACAGCCACTGCAAAAATATACAACTGCCAAAATTTTCAGCATAAGTACACTCATATTTCTACTAGCATGGGATCATTGAAACATGTGAATACCATAAGAGAATAAACAACCATAAACATAAAACATGCTTCTACTAGCAAATCAGTACTTGGAATGAGTATCTGAGCTGCACAATGAACGGGTGGTCCACTTTTCCTAATATAGCCCTCTCAGATTTCATGTATTCAGCATGATTTTGCTCCATAATCTTATCCTTGCGCATGACTTTCATTGCATATATGTCTGAGGTACCATTCCTTCTTACTTGATAAACCTTTGCAAAAGCACCTTGGCCAACAACCtttaaaacttcaaaatcttCAAGTCCCACAGATTGTTGTCTCAAAAGATGAGTCTCTATATGGTCATCAGGGTTCTCCAGAATAACATCATTAATTGAAGGTTTCTTAAGCTCTTTTTGAGCCTCTTCCCTTGCTCCTTCTACAAGTTCCAAGGAATCCCCTGTTTCACGTAATGTGAGCTTGCTAAGCTTCAATGACTGGCTAACATATGTTGAGGGGCCAACCAAGGAGTGTGAACGGTTACAGATGACAGCTGGATCATCATAAAGCATTTCATTGGATTCAGTTGCAACAACCAGGTTTCTAGGATTCTGGGAGTTGATTTCCATTGAGGGTTGAACTGGGGAAGGTCCAAACACATCCGAGAAATCAAACTCAAGATGATCAGATGTCAGAGAATCAGGTTGCCCCACAGGGACAAGCAACTGATTTTGGAATGCTTTGTTAATGCGAGACTCATTTAAACTAGATAACCGAGAGGAAACCATGCTGGTTATGATATGACGTGGTAACTTTAAAAAGGCTTTGAGGCTAAGGCTAGAAACTTCCAAATGATTCTGGCATGCAGTTAGATGAGGAAGGGCACCGTACAATGGCCTTAAACAAGTGGAAGTTAATGAATGCAACAGGGGTTCCAAGAAAACTTCGAAGCAAGCAAGCCAAAATCCAGACAAGAAAATCGTTCTTGTTTCCCAATTTGCAGGAAACTGTGGATGCAACAGTGCTGTTTGAATTCATGAAGATCAGATTTGCAAAGCTGTAGAGTGTAGACGAAGGCAACATAAAGTCAGTTTCAGCTGTCAATGGAAGTCTATCATGTCACCTTAACGTAGTAttaatatagaaaaaattaaatgtatttaaaatggaaaaaggaaaaagatcgCCCTATTGTATGCATTATAACGACTTGCAAATAAGAGTGACTAGTCGATGTGAAGTAGCTAAAATATCTACAGTGTTGCATCATTCATGAAGAAATGCATTACTGCATATTTCTTCCACAAACACTACCCCTTTG
The sequence above is drawn from the Gossypium hirsutum isolate 1008001.06 chromosome A05, Gossypium_hirsutum_v2.1, whole genome shotgun sequence genome and encodes:
- the LOC107957456 gene encoding 60S ribosomal protein L10, which translates into the protein MGRRPARCYRQIKNKPYPKSRYCRGVPDPKIRIYDVGMKKKGVDEFPFCVHLVSWEKENVSSEALEAARIACNKYMAKFAGKDAFHLRVRVHPFHVLRINKMLSCAGADRLQTGMRGAFGKPQGTCARVDIGQVLLSVRCKDSNSHHAQEALRRAKFKFPGRQKIIVSRKWGFTKYNRADYLKWKSENRIMPDGVNAKLLGCHGPLANRQPGRAFLSGSA
- the LOC107957455 gene encoding serine/threonine-protein kinase AtPK2/AtPK19 isoform X2, whose amino-acid sequence is MVSSRLSSLNESRINKAFQNQLLVPVGQPDSLTSDHLEFDFSDVFGPSPVQPSMEINSQNPRNLVVATESNEMLYDDPAVICNRSHSLVGPSTYVSQSLKLSKLTLRETGDSLELVEGAREEAQKELKKPSINDVILENPDDHIETHLLRQQSVGLEDFEVLKVVGQGAFAKVYQVRRNGTSDIYAMKVMRKDKIMEQNHAEYMKSERAILGKVDHPFIVQLRYSFQTKYRLYLVLDFVNGGHLFFQLYRQGLFREDLARIYTAEIVSAVSHLHANGIMHRDLKPENILLDADGHVMLTDFGLAKEFDENTRSNSLCGTLEYMAPEIVLGKGHDKAADWWSVGILLYEMLTGKPPFTGGNRQKVQDKIIKEKIKLPAFLSSEAHSILKGLLQKEASKRLGCGKGGSEEIKRHKWFKAINWKKLEAREVRPSFLPDVAGNHCVANFEECWTSMPVIDSPVASPTFGENPFKGFTYVRPVASFLQRNA
- the LOC107957455 gene encoding serine/threonine-protein kinase AtPK2/AtPK19 isoform X1, whose amino-acid sequence is MVSSRLSSLNESRINKAFQNQLLVPVGQPDSLTSDHLEFDFSDVFGPSPVQPSMEINSQNPRNLVVATESNEMLYDDPAVICNRSHSLVGPSTYVSQSLKLSKLTLRETGDSLELVEGAREEAQKELKKPSINDVILENPDDHIETHLLRQQSVGLEDFEVLKVVGQGAFAKVYQVRRNGTSDIYAMKVMRKDKIMEQNHAEYMKSERAILGKVDHPFIVQLRYSFQTKYRLYLVLDFVNGGHLFFQLYRQGLFREDLARIYTAEIVSAVSHLHANGIMHRDLKPENILLDADGHVMLTDFGLAKEFDENTRSNSLCGTLEYMAPEIVLGKGHDKAADWWSVGILLYEMLTGKPPFTGGNRQKVQDKIIKEKIKLPAFLSSEAHSILKGGIMVFEFSCYKIRNHGLGCFSLQLLQKEASKRLGCGKGGSEEIKRHKWFKAINWKKLEAREVRPSFLPDVAGNHCVANFEECWTSMPVIDSPVASPTFGENPFKGFTYVRPVASFLQRNA